The Bubalus bubalis isolate 160015118507 breed Murrah chromosome 1, NDDB_SH_1, whole genome shotgun sequence genome includes a region encoding these proteins:
- the TFF1 gene encoding trefoil factor 1 translates to MEPKVICVVVLALSLALSSLAQDETETCQVEPHQRQNCGHPGITAKECKDKRCCFDSTVRGVPWCFHARMEGEECEF, encoded by the exons ATGGAGCCCAAGGTGATCTGCGTGGTGGTGCTGGCCTTATCGCTGGCTCTCAGCAGCCTGGCGCAGGACGAGACCG AGACGTGTCAGGTGGAACCCCACCAAAGACAGAATTGCGGTCACCCCGGCATCACGGCTAAGGAGTGCAAAGATAAACGCTGTTGCTTTGACAGCACAGTCCGTGGAGTCCCGTGGTGCTTCCATGCGCGCATGGAGGGGGAAG AGTGCGAGTTTTAG